A single genomic interval of Alcaligenes sp. SDU_A2 harbors:
- a CDS encoding OsmC family protein, translating into MSTLQEYLHHKRAALYTLRSRDPLQVEPLVLKARASAEGRSGVRRIRIRHHQVISDSPSDFAGYDLGPASPELLLGSLSSCLTHIFLIQASDLQIPLDRLEVEVQGLQDPRAGQPGHESTPIHPYDIQYTVELESAASPEKIEQLYAAVRQACPVLQLLNRPQSVTGHLIHNGERFKEA; encoded by the coding sequence ATGAGCACTCTCCAGGAATATCTACACCATAAGCGGGCCGCCCTGTATACACTGCGCAGCCGCGACCCGCTTCAGGTCGAACCGCTGGTGCTGAAAGCACGGGCCAGCGCCGAAGGGCGCAGCGGGGTGCGCCGCATCCGCATCCGCCATCATCAAGTCATCAGCGACAGCCCATCGGACTTTGCCGGTTACGATCTGGGCCCCGCTTCGCCCGAGCTGCTGCTGGGTTCGCTGTCCAGCTGCCTGACCCATATCTTCCTGATTCAGGCCTCGGATCTTCAGATTCCGCTGGACCGCCTGGAAGTCGAAGTCCAGGGACTGCAAGACCCACGCGCAGGCCAGCCCGGCCATGAGAGCACGCCCATTCACCCATATGACATCCAATACACGGTAGAACTGGAGTCTGCGGCCTCGCCCGAAAAAATCGAGCAGTTATACGCCGCCGTCCGGCAAGCCTGCCCGGTGCTGCAACTGTTGAACCGGCCTCAATCCGTCACGGGCCACCTGATACACAACGGCGAGCGTTTCAAAGAGGCATAA